One genomic segment of Rhinolophus sinicus isolate RSC01 linkage group LG11, ASM3656204v1, whole genome shotgun sequence includes these proteins:
- the LOC141567669 gene encoding galectin-10-like, whose translation MLCALPFSKNPQLQVDLHTGNDENSEIAFHFRVYFGNCVVMNSCDSAGWGFDVKSSEMPFENGKPFKLVISVLQNEYRVKVNDQYCYSFPHRVDPRYVKMMKVWRDISLTSVCVCEREG comes from the exons ATGCTGTGTGCTTTGCCCTTCAGCAAGAACCCACAACTGCAGGTAGATCTCCACACTGGAAATgatgagaactcagaaatagcCTTCCATTTCCGCGTGTACTTTGGCAATTGTGTAGTGATGAACAGCTGTGATTCCGCGGGATGGGGATTCGACGTGAAATCCTCTGAAATGCCCTTTGAGAATGGCAAACCATTTAAACTGGTCATCTCGGTGCTACAAAATGAGTATCGG GTAAAGGTAAATGACCAATACTGCTACAGCTTTCCCCATCGAGTCGACCCGCGATATGTGAAGATGATGAAGGTGTGGAGAGATATTTCCCTGACctcagtgtgtgtctgtgagagagaAGGGTGA